From the Gammaproteobacteria bacterium genome, the window GAGCTGGCGCGGGCGTTCGGGGCCTCCGACGTGGTGTCACCGGGTTTCGAGGCCCGCAACGCGCTGGTCGATACCGGGGCGGTGGCCTATCAGCCCATCGTGGGCCCGGAGGTCTTCGAGCGCGGGGGGTTCCCGCTGATCTTCGATTGCGTGGGCAGCGCGGGAAGCCTGGCCCAGGCGCTGAGCTTCGCCTCTCCGCGGGGACGGGTGGTGATGCTGGGGTGTACGGGCCAGACCAGGCTCGACCTCACCTGGATGTGGGCCCGGGAGCTCGACCTTAAGGGCTACGTGGGCTACGGCCGGGAGCGCTGGCGGGGCGGGACCCGCCACACCATGGCGATCGCGCACGAGCTGATGGAGGAGACGGGCACGCCCCTGGAGAAGATGGTCACGCACGTCTTCCCGCTGCGGCAGTTCCGCACGGCGCTGGGCGCTGCCGCCAACCATCGCGCGAGCGGGGCGGTGAAGGTGTTGCTGGAGCCGTGAGGCTTGGCGAACGGGGCCCCGGTGGACTGGGGCGGCGTCCGCGTCAGCCGCGGTCCGAGCCGTCCGCCTGGTCCCGGACCCGCTTCGCGGCCTCCTGGAGCGCGTCGAAGCCGAGCAGCGCGCACTTGATGCGCACCGGGAACTTGCTCACCCCCTGAAGCGCGCGCAGTTCGCCCAGTTTCCGGTCGCGGGCGGCTTCCCTGCTTCCGTGCATCATCTCCGTGAAGCGCTCGGCGAGCGCCAGGGCCTCGTCGAGGCTTTTCCCCTTCAGGCGCACGGTCATCATCGAGACCGAGGCCTGGGAGATGGAGCAGCCCTGGCCGATGAAGGTGGCGGCCTGTACGCGCTCCTCCCCGTCCAGCTTCAGGTGCAGGCGGATTTCGTCGCCGCAGACGGGGTTCGCCATGTGCACTTCGACCGTGGCTCCCGGGAGCACGCCCTTGTTCCGTGGCTTGCGGTAGTGTTCGAGGATGAGCTGCTGGTAGAGCGAACTCAGGGCGATCTCGGTCATGGTGCGCGGTCTGCGATGTGTGGCGTCATCCGAAGATGGCCTTCACCCGGTTCAGCCCCTCGATGAGCCGGTCCACGTCTTCGGTGTCGTTGTACAGGTAGAACGATGCGCGCGAGGTGGCGGGCACGCCGAAGTGCTTCATGACCAGTTGCGCGCAGTGGTGGCCCGCCCGCACGGCCACCCCGTCCGCGTCCAGGATGGTCGCGACGTCGTGGGCGTGGGCATGGTCGAGCAGGAACGACACCACCCCGCAGCGCTCGCCGGCGGGCGGCCCGAAGAGGCGAATGCCGTCGACGGCCGCCAGGCGGTCGAGCGCGTACTCGAGCACGGTGCGCTCGTGCTCGGCGAGGGCGGCGTGCCCGATGCCGGCGAGGTAGTCGGCGGCTGCCCCCATCCCCACCGCGCCGGCAACGTTGGGGGTGCCGGCCTCGAACTTGTGGGGCACCTCGGCCCAGGTGCTGTAGTCGCGCTCGACCACCGAGATCATCTCGCCGCCGCCCTGGTAGGGCTCCATCCGTTCGAGCAGCTCGCGCCGCCCCCACAGCGCGCCGATCCCGGTGGGTCCGCACATCTTGTGGCCCGAGGCGGCGTAGAAGTCGCACCCGAGCGCCGCCACGTCGATGGGGAGGTGAGGGGCTCCCTGGGCGCCGTCCACCAGCAGGAGGGCGCCGGCGGCGTGAACCTGCTCGGCGATCTCCGCGACCGGGTTGACCGTGCCCAGCGCGTTGGACACGTGGGAGAGCGCCACCATGCGGGTGCGCGGCGAGAGCAGCTCCGGCAGCCGGTCGAGCCGGAGCCGGCCTTCGTCGTCGAGTTCCAGGTAGCGCAGGCGGGCTCCGGCGCGCGCGGCGGCGAGCTGCCAGGGCACGAGGTTGGAGTGGTGCTCCTGGGTCGAGAGCACGATCTCGTCGCCCTCGCCGAGGAAGGTGTGGCCCCAGGCGCTCGCCACCAGATTGATCGCCTCGGTGGTGCCTCGCGTCCAGACCACCTCGGCGGGGTCGGCGGCGCCCAGGAAGCGGGCCACCTTGCGGCGCGCGCCCTCGTAGGCTTCGGTCGCCCGGCGCGCGAGCTCGTGCATGCCCCGGTGGACGTTGGCGTGGTCGTGCCGGTAGTAGTTCGCGATCGCGTCGATGACCGCGTCGGGCTTCTGGGTGGAGGCGGCGTTGTCCAGGTAGACCAGCGGCTTGCCGCCCACCTCCTGCTGCAGGGCCGGGAAGTCGCGCCGGGCCCGGGAGGCGAAGGCGTTCGCGCGCGAACGCCGGTCGCTGGCGCGGGCTCCGGCCGCCGCCGCCGGGCCGTTCATTTTCCCACCAGCACGAATACCGCCGAGTCCCTCACCTCGGTCGGGTAGGAGCGCACCGGGCGGATCGCGGGCAGGCACCTGGCACGCCCGCTGGCCAGGTCGAAGCGGGCCCCGTGATACATGCACTCGACCTGATCGCCCTCCAGCGTCCCGTCGGAGAGGGGATAGTCGGCGTGGGAGCAGCGGTCGCGCAGCGCGTAGAAGGTGCCGTCCACGTTGGCCAGCACGACAGGGGTGTCTCCCGCCATCACCGCGAGCAATGACCCCGGAGGGCAGGAGTCCGCATCCGCCACGCAGTGCCACTCGGGCTTCTTCCTAAACACCAGCCTTCGTCCTGGCAGCCCGTGGACGAACTCCCCCCGGCATTCGAACGGCGATGCATCCGCGCTGGATCGCTTCGCTCTGCGTTGCTTTTCGGCCCAATAGCCCTGCTATTCGGCCTTCAAAGCGCCTTGCCAGCCCGGCGCCTCGCCGCTCTCGGTGCGCGGGCGGATTCATCCACGGACCGCTAGTGGGCACGGAGCTTTTCCTCGATGGCGCGCGTCACCTTTTCGGTAACGCTTCCCGGCGGACGCCGCTGCAGCACGTCCTGCAGGAAGCCACGCACCACCAGGCGCTCCGCCCGCCGCCGCGACAGCCCCCGGCTCTGCAGGTAGAAGAGGGCCTCCTCCTCCAGTTGGCCCACCGTGGCCCCGTGCGAGCAGCGGACGTCATCCGCTTCGATCTCGAGGTTGGGCAGCGCATGCGCCGAAGCCTCTTCCGAGAGGAGGAGGTTGCGGTTGGTCTGGTAGGCGTCGGTGCGCTGGGCGCCGGGCGAGACCCGGATGATGCCGCGGAACACCGACCCCGACGCGTCGTCGAGCGCCCCCTTGTAGAGCAGATCGCTGGTGGCGTGGGGCGCCGCGTGGTTCTGGCTGGTGCAGTGGTCGAAATGCTGGTCCTCGTTGCCGAAATAGAGGCCGAGGATGTGGCTGTGCGCTCCGGGCGCGGCCAGCTCCGAGTTCAGATCCAGCCGCGCGGTGCTCGCCCCCAGGGTCACGTGCAGCGAATCCGTGCGCGCGTCACGGCCGACCAGCGAGCGGTAGAGCGCCATGTGGAAGGCGCCCAGGCCCATCCGCTGCACGGAGGCGTAATGGGTGGCGCTGTTGTCCCCGGCCAGAACCTCCGCCGCGGACAGGAAGAAGGTCTGCTCGTCGAAGTGCGGCGAGAGGATCTCCTCCACGACGGACAGCGTGG encodes:
- a CDS encoding SUF system NifU family Fe-S cluster assembly protein, which gives rise to MTEIALSSLYQQLILEHYRKPRNKGVLPGATVEVHMANPVCGDEIRLHLKLDGEERVQAATFIGQGCSISQASVSMMTVRLKGKSLDEALALAERFTEMMHGSREAARDRKLGELRALQGVSKFPVRIKCALLGFDALQEAAKRVRDQADGSDRG
- a CDS encoding cysteine desulfurase yields the protein MNGPAAAAGARASDRRSRANAFASRARRDFPALQQEVGGKPLVYLDNAASTQKPDAVIDAIANYYRHDHANVHRGMHELARRATEAYEGARRKVARFLGAADPAEVVWTRGTTEAINLVASAWGHTFLGEGDEIVLSTQEHHSNLVPWQLAAARAGARLRYLELDDEGRLRLDRLPELLSPRTRMVALSHVSNALGTVNPVAEIAEQVHAAGALLLVDGAQGAPHLPIDVAALGCDFYAASGHKMCGPTGIGALWGRRELLERMEPYQGGGEMISVVERDYSTWAEVPHKFEAGTPNVAGAVGMGAAADYLAGIGHAALAEHERTVLEYALDRLAAVDGIRLFGPPAGERCGVVSFLLDHAHAHDVATILDADGVAVRAGHHCAQLVMKHFGVPATSRASFYLYNDTEDVDRLIEGLNRVKAIFG
- a CDS encoding non-heme iron oxygenase ferredoxin subunit, which encodes MFRKKPEWHCVADADSCPPGSLLAVMAGDTPVVLANVDGTFYALRDRCSHADYPLSDGTLEGDQVECMYHGARFDLASGRARCLPAIRPVRSYPTEVRDSAVFVLVGK
- the sufD gene encoding Fe-S cluster assembly protein SufD, with the translated sequence MSRTSTLQAPAAGPLEGVTATINAAAVERLAAGEPDWLAERRWQAWEAYERTPLPTTRLEEWRYTDLSRKLDLDALSPAARGARGISADAWPPELRQAMREDWDAAGHIVEIDGRVVHADLTAEAAAQGVVLASLREAVHAHPDLLREHLAARAIPPDQGKFSALNAALWTDGTVLFVPRNVTLPLPVRITRWVSDPAAAYFARTLVIGEDWSTLSVVEEILSPHFDEQTFFLSAAEVLAGDNSATHYASVQRMGLGAFHMALYRSLVGRDARTDSLHVTLGASTARLDLNSELAAPGAHSHILGLYFGNEDQHFDHCTSQNHAAPHATSDLLYKGALDDASGSVFRGIIRVSPGAQRTDAYQTNRNLLLSEEASAHALPNLEIEADDVRCSHGATVGQLEEEALFYLQSRGLSRRRAERLVVRGFLQDVLQRRPPGSVTEKVTRAIEEKLRAH